TCATGCAGCTCCGCGGGGAACCGCCAGCTGGTGAGCACGCCGGAGGCGAACGCACGGGCGCGTGGAGCCGCTTCGATGCCGCCGAGGAGTTCCAGTGCGGCGTTGCGGAAGAGGTCGCTGTCGGGGCCCGTACGGGCGGGGTGCTGGAGGACGAGGACCGCGACGTCGTCGTCGTGGTCCGCGGTGACGCCCGCGGAGCGGACCAGGCGGTCGCAGACGACCTGGGGTGTCCCGGTCGCGCCGGACAGGGCACGTTCCAGGGAGGCGATGCCCTCGTCCAGGTCCTCGTCCCGACGTTCGACCAGACCGTCCGTGTAGAGGACGGCCGTGGAGCCGGGGCCGAGCGGGATCGAGCCCGACGCGTGCATCCAGCCGCCGGTGCCCAGCGGGGGGCCCGTCGGTTCGTCGGCGCGCAGTACCGCCCCGCTCTCGTCGCGGACGAGGATCGGGAGGTGGCCGGCGCTGGCGTACACCAGTCGGCCCTCGTTGGGGTCGTGGATGGCGTAGACGCACGTGGCGATCTGGTTGGCGTCGATCTCCGCGGCGAGGCCGTCGAGGAGCTGGAGGATCTCGTGCGGGGGCAGGTCGAGGCGGGCGTAGGCCCTGACCGCCGTACGCAATTGGCCCATGACCGCTGCCGCGCGGACTCCTCTGCCCATGACGTCGCCGATGACCAGGGCCGTGCGGCCGCCGCCGAGGGTGATGACGTCGTACCAGTCGCCGCCGACCGCGGCCTCGGTGCCGCCTGGCTGGTAGGTGGCGGCGATGCGGAGGTCGTCGGGTTCCTCCAGGACCTGGGGAAGCAGGGAGCGCTGGAGGGTCACGGCCGTCTCGCGCTGGCGGCGTTCGCTGGCTCTGAGGCGTTCCGCGGCCTCGGCGTGGTCGGTGACGTCGGTCGCGAAGACGAGGACGCCGCCGGTGTCGCCCTCCGTCACCGGGGTGCAGGTGAAGGTGTAGGAGTGGCCGTCGGGGGCCTTGCGGGACTTGACCGTGCGTGCCTTGCCGCTGCGCAGGACCTGGTCGAGGAGGGGGAGGAGGCCGATCTCGTCGAGCTCCGGGAGGGCTTCGCGGGCGGGGGCGCCGGGTTCTCGTACGCCGAAGGCCGTCACATAGGCGTCGTTGACGTAGGCGAGGCGGTGGTCGGTGCCGTGGACCAGGGCGACGAGGGCCGGGACGCGGTCGAGTACCTCGCGCACGGGGAGTTCGTCGACGGCGGGCACGTGCGGTGCTTCGTCGGTGAGTTGTTCGGCGCGGGCAGCGGGTACGGCGCCCTCCCCGAGTCGGTCGGGGGTGACCGGGTGGTCGGTCCGCGCTGCGGCGCGGCGCTGTGTTCCGGGGAGCCGGGCGCTCCAGCGCGTGAAGTTCACGAATCCTTGCCTCGTGTCGTCGTCTTCGGCCGGCTCCGGACCCGGCCTGGGTCCTCGTGGTGCGGAGAGCGGGCGTCCACCCGTCCTGGGTCGGGGATCAGTGTGGCAGTGTGGCCGACCGGGTCGACATCCGTCAGACGCCTACCTTGCCGATGGAGTTCCTGGGTCCGGTCAGGACGACCCCTTCGGGTCGTTCGTGGGGTCCTGAGGAGGCTTTCCACCGGCCGCGAGTTCGAACTCCGCTCGGGGATGTTCCAGGGAGCCCAGCGAGACGATCTCCCTTTTGAAGAGCCCGGACAGCGTCCATTCGGCCAGGACGCGGGCCTTGCGGTTGAAGGTGGGCACCCGGCTGAGGTGGTAGACGCGGTGCATGAACCAGGCAGGGTAGCCCTTCAGCTTGCGTCCGTAGACGTGTGCGACACCTTTGTGGAGGCCCAGGGAGGCCACCGAGCCGACGTACTTGTGGGAGTACGTCTCCAGTTCCTCGCCCCGTAGCGCGTGCGCGATGTTGTCGCCGAGGACCTTGGCCTGGCGTACCGCGTGCTGGGCGTTGGGGGCGGTCTCCCTGCCGGGTTCGGCGGCCGTCACATCGGGGACGGCGGCGGCGTCTCCGGCCGCCCACGCGTGCGTGGCGCCCTCGACGGTGAGCTGGGGGGTGCATTTCAGCCGACCTCGGTCCGTGAGCGGGAGGTCGCTGGCGGCGAGGATCGGGTGGGGTTTGACGCCGGCGGTCCACACGACCGTACGGGTCGGGAAGCGGGAGCCGTCGCTGAGGACGGCCACGCGGTCGGCGCAGGATTCGAGGCGGGTGCCCAGGCGTACGTCGATGTTGCGGCGGCGCAGTTCGGTGACGGTGTAGCTGCCCATCTCCTCGCCGACCTCGGGGAGGATGCGGTCGGAGGCCTCCACGAGGATCCACTTCATGTCCTCGGGCTGGACGTTGTGGTAGTACCGCGCGGTGTAGCGGGCCATGTCCTCGAGTTCGCCGAGCGCCTCCACGCCCGCGTAGCCGCCGCCGACGAAGACGAAGGTGAGGGCCGCGTCGCGGATCGCGGGGTCGCGGGTGGAGGAGGCGATGTCCATCTGCTCGATGACGTGGTTGCGCAGTCCGATGGCCTCCTCGACGGTCTTGAAGCCGATGGCGTGGTCGGCGAGGCCGGGGACGGGCAGGGTGCGGGAGATCGAGCCGGGCGCGAGGACGAGTTCGTCGTACGTCAGCTGCCGGGCGCCGGTCCCCTCTTCCTCGGTGGCGAGGGTGGTCACGGTCGCGGTGCGTTTGGCGTGGTCGATGGCGGTGGCCTCGCCGATGACGACATGGCACTGGTCCAGGACGCGGCGCAGGGGGACGACCACGTGGCGGGGGGAGATGGAGCCGGCGGCCGCCTCCGGAAGGAACGGCTGATAGGTCATGTACGGGTCGGGGGTGACGACCGTGATCTCGACGTCGCCGCGCCTCAGTTCCTGTTTCAGCCTCCGCTGAAGACGCAGGGCTGTGTACATCCCGACGTAGCCGCCACCGACAACGAGAATGCGCGCACGTTCCTTCACCACCCCATGACGCACCCGACGCTTGAGTTTGTCCACAGCCCCGGCAATTTGTGTGACCGCGCGTTTCGCGCGAGCGGGGTTGGCCGAATCGGCGGCGTGCGGGGAAGATTTGCAGGTCAGCGGGTGTGCGCCGGGGGTGTTGAGGGGGTGCAATCGGGACGTATACGACCCGTACTCCGATCGGGGGGCGCTCCGTGCGGAACCTGCCCCTTCTGAATTGACCCCCTCTCAACTATGTTCGTGTGTCGACGGGGTGTAGGGGGATGCACTCATCGGATCCGCGACGGGCGGTCCGTGAAGCGGTTTGTTCCCCATAGCGCTCCGGCTTTCAGTGGCGGGGAAAGTCTCCGGGGGGAGACGTCATTACCGGGGGATCGCTTATGCATGTTCAGGACTCTCATTGGTCTTCCGCGTCTGCCATCGGACCAGGTGGCGGAGCGATGAGCGCGGCGGTGGGGAACGGACGCGACGGTTCGCGTTCGACGCCGCTGCGCGTGGACGCACAGCGCAATCTGGAGCACGTACTGCGTGCGGCGCGCGAGGTCTTCGGCGAGCTGGGGTACGGCGCGCCGATGGAGGATGTGGCGCGACGCGCGCGGGTCGGTGTCGGCACGGTGTACCGGCGCTTCCCGAGCAAGGACGTCCTGGTGCGCCGGATAGCCGAGGAGGAGACCTCCCGGCTGACGGACCAGGCGCGTACGGCGCTCGGTCAGGAGGACGAGCCGTGGTCGGCGCTGTCGCGCTTCCTGCGGACGTCGGTGGCCTCGGGTGCCGGGCGGCTGCTGCCGCCGCAGGTGCTGCGGGTCGGGGTGGCCGACGAGCACGAGGACGGTGCCGGGTACGACGAGGCGCGGGTGCCGCAGCAGCGGACGCAGCCGGGCTCGGGTGAGTTGCGGCTGGTGTCGGAGAACTCGGGGAACGGGGTCGAGGACGACTCCGGGGCGGCGGCGCTGCTCGACGTGGTGGGCCAGCTCGTGGAGCGGGCGCGGACGGCGGGTGAGCTGCGGGCCGATGTGTCGGTGTCGGACGTGCTGCTGGTGATCGCGACGGCGGCGCCCTCGCTGCCGGATGCGGCGCAGCAGGCGGCGGCCTCGGCGCGGCTGCTGGACATCCTGCTGGAGGGTCTGCGGTCGAGGCCGTAGTAAAGGCCGCTTGACGCGGTGCCTCGATCAGGTGACGACGAGGTGTGGGTGCTGCGCCGCCCGCGCCTCGTTCGCATGCCCGGATTTCCCGGCATGTCCCCAACTCTCGCTCATGACACGAGAGTTGAGCCTTCCCCGGATGGGTGACGGCTAGTACTGCGGTGCGGCAAAACCCCACGGACGAGTGGAAGCCCCGCACAGCCGGGTTCTGACCAAAAGCCAATATGGCACGCTGACCCGGTGTTCGTGACTGGTGGGCAGGCGGCGGGGGCTTTCCGCGATGGGCGTTGACGGGCGGGACGAGTCACAGGGCGAGGGGGACGCGGAGGCCGGTGGCCTGGCGTCGCCCCAGGTGCCGAGCCAGGGGGGCCGGGCGGGCCGCCCGCCGGTCGGCGCAGACCCGATGGAGGGCAGCGTCCCGACCCAGCGCGACCGCCGCGAGGACGGCGTCCTGCCGCCGCCGATCGAGCTGCCGCCCGGTGACGCCGACCTGATCGGCCGGATGCGCGCGGGCGACGACACCGCCTACGAGGAGCTGTACCGGCGCCATGCGGACGCGGTCCGCCGGTACGCCCGCACCTGCTGTCGTGACGCCCACACCGCGGACGACCTCACCGCCGAGGTCTTCGCCCGCATGCTCCAGGCGGTGCGCGGCGGCTCCGGCCCCGAGTACGCCGTACGCGCGTACCTGCTGACGACGGTCCGGCGGGTCGCCGCGAACTGGACGAAGTCAGCCAAGCGGGAGCAACTGGTCGACGACTTCGCGGTGTTCGCCGCACAGTCCACGCGCGTGACCGATGTCTCCGACGACGACACGCTGGACCTGGGCGCCGATGTGCGCGCCATGCACGTGGCCGAGCAGTCCATGGCCATGCAGGCCTTCCGGTCGCTGCCCGAGCGCTGGCAGGCCGTGCTGTGGCACACCGAGGTCGAGGACGAGTCGCCGAGCGATGTCGCCACCCTCTTCGGGCTCGACGCCAACGGCACGCGTGTGCTCGCCAGCCGCGCCCGCGAGGGCCTCAAGCAGGCCTATCTCCAGGCCCACGTCAGTGCCGCCCTCGCCGACGACGAGGAGTGCGCCCGCTACGCCGACCAGCTCGGCACCTATGCCCGCGGCCGGCTGCGCACCCGTGCCGAACGCGGGTTGCGCAAGCACCTGGAGGAGTGCGCCAAGTGCCGCCTCGCGGCCAGCCAGATCGCCGAGGTCGCGAGCAGCATCCCCGCCGTCGTGCCGGTCGCGGTCATCGGCTGGTTCGGTACCGCCGGGTACGCCAAGGTCGCCGCGCTCATCGCCGGTGGCACGGGAGCGGGCGCGGCGGGTGTCGCGGGCGCGGCGGTGGCGAGCGGCGGCTCGTCGGGCGGCGCGGGCGCGGCAGGCGGTGCGGCGGCCTCGGAGGGCGTGGGCATGCCGGTGAAGGTCGGTATCGCCGCCGGTGCGCTGGTCGCGGCGGGTGTCGTGGTGGCGCTCGCCCTGTCCGGCAACGACACCCCGGCCGACGACAAACCCGTGGCCCAGCCCCCCGCGACCGCACCGGTGGTCAAGCCCGCCGAGAACATCCCCGAGCCGCCGAAGAAGGAGCCCGCGCCCGCGCCGCCGGTCATCGCGCTCGAGCCGACGCCGACGCCCACCCCCACACCGGCCCCCAAGCCCAGCCCGACCCCCACACCGGCGCCGAAGCCCACCCCGACGCCGAAGCCGAAGCCGACCCCCAAGCCCACCCCCACCCCCACACCGACGCCGCCTCCCCCGCCCGCGCCGGCCGTCTACCAGTGGAGCGAGCTGGCGTACGACATCAACGGCGACGGCACCCAGCCGGAGATGCGTATCTCCGAGAGCAGCTGGGTGTGGCAGCGGTGGGGTGTCTCGGTCGGCGGCACGCGGTACGAGCACGGCGTCACCGTGCACGGCCGGTCCTCCGTCACCATCGACCTCAACCGGGAGTGCGCCTCCTACGATGCGACGGTCGGCGTGGACGACATGGCGCTGGGGCTCGGCAAGGTCTACTTCTCCGTCTACGCGGACGGGGTCCAGCTGTGGAAGTCCGGGCTGGTCGAGGGCGGGGACGCGGCGGTGCCGGTCCATGTGAACCTCGCCGGACGCGAGACCGTACGGCTGGTGGTGGAGCCGCACAGCTCCTTCGACGACCTGGCGCTCGCCGACTGGGCGGAGTCGAAGTTCAGGTGTGCGTAGCGCCGGGCGGACTCGGTGCCGGGCGGATGCGCGGGGCTTCGCCTCATGACGCCGCCGTGTCCGCGGAGTGGGTGCGCAGGGCCTCGTCGACTTCGCCGAGCACGTCGTCCGGGGCGAGCGCCGAGCCCTTGGCGCACTCCGCCGTGTAGCGCTCGTCGCCGAGGGCCGCGCGGGCGTCGGCCTCGGCCCGTTCCGCAACCGTGCCCTCCGGCATGGGGCGCGGGAGCCCGTCGCGCCAGCGGGTGGCCGCGGCGAGCAGGCGGGCGGCGCGTGCATGGTCACCGAGGCGGGACATCAGGTCCGCCGTGCCGTCGGCGAGCGCCGCCTTCATCGCGTCGGAGCAGCGCGTCTCGACCGCCGTCCGCAGCGCTTCGGCCAGTTTGGGCAGAGCGGTCCCTGGGCCGGACACGGCCGCCGACACCATGGCGTCGACTGACAGCAGCATGACCCTGAACTGCGGTGGCGGAGTCGCCCGCCCGACGGCGTCGCGCGCCTCTTCGTACAGGTCGCGAGCGCGGTCGATGTCCTTGTCGTCCAGCGCCATCAGGGCCAGCTGGAGCAGCACGAACGCCCGGGAGTCCGCCACGGCGTACCGCTCGGCGGCGGCGCTCGCCTCGTCCAGGGTGGCCAGTGCCGTCGTACGGTCGCCCGCGCGGTAGGCGATCTCGGCGAGCCGGGCGAGGAGGAACGGCGTTTCGGTGTGGGCCCCCACCTCGTGGGCGAGCCGCAGGGCCTCCTCGTACTCCCCCTTGGCCTCCTCGAAGCGGCCCCGCGCCATGGCCGCCTCACCCGCGGCGCTGCACACCTGGGCCCGCAGCCAGCGGTCGCCGACCCGCCGGCTCAGCACCCTCAGCTCCGCCAGGTCGCTGTCGATGCCGGGCATGCCGCCCGGGGAGTCGACGACCATGTGCGCGCGGAACATCAGGATGACACCGGTCTCCCAGTCGCCGCCGTGGGCACGGCAGTTGGCGACCGCCCTGTCCAGGACGGGCCGGGCGTCCTCCCTCGGGGCGGGAGGGAGGAAGACCGTCACCGGCCAGGCGAGGCCGGGGAGACGGGCCGCGTGAGGGCCGCCGCTCCCGAAGTGGTCCCGGATGCGTGCCACGTACCCGTGCATCCGCTCGTCCAGCCCGTCCAGGGGCGGTTCGACCTCGGCCATGAGAAAGAGATGCAGCATCCGGAGGTCCATCCGCAGGGCGTGCAGCGGGTGGTGCCTCTCGCCGTCCGGGTCGGCCAGGAAGGTGTCGACGGGGTCCAGGGACGTCATCAGGGAGCACGCCGCGTCCTGCTCCGCCGGGAGCGTGCTCCCGGCGGCGTCGAGGGCCGCGCCCAGCCGCAGCACCTGGCCGGTCCAGTCCGCGCCCTCCCTGCGGTAGTTCCGCAGCCACCAGAACCAGGTCATCGCGACGGCCAGGGCACCGGCCTCCGCCTCGTCGCCTGCCTCGACCGCGCGGTGGAGGGCCGCGCGGATGTTGTCCAGCTCCGTCTCCAGGCGGGAGATCCACGGGAGCTGGCCGGCGGAACGCAGCTCGGGCTCGGCCTCCTCGACGAGGGCGCGCACCCACGCTCGGTGCCTGCGCAGGGCGTCGGCGCGCGCCTGAGGGGCCTCGGCCGCGCGTTCGACCGCGTACTCGTGGATCGTCTCCAGCATGCGGTAGCGCATGGCGTCACCGGTCCGCTCGCACGGGGCGGCGACGATCAGGGACTTGTCGACGAGCGCCCCGATCAGCTCGGCGGCGGGGCCGGTGCACACGGCCTCCGCGGCGGCGAGGTCCCAGCCGCCCGCGAACACGGACGCCTCGCGCAGCACCGTCCGCTCCCGCTCGTCGAGCAGGTCCCACGACCAGTCGACGACCGCGCGCAGGGTCTGCTGGCGGGGCAGGACCGTGCGGCTTCCCGAGGTGAGGAGGCGGAAGCGGTCGTCGAGGCGGTCCGCGATCTGGCGGGGGGTGAGCAGCCGCAGCCTTGCCGCGGCCAGTTCGATGGCGAGCGGCAGTCCGTCGAGGCGGCGGCAGATCTCGGTGACGGCCTCGGTGTCGCGGAGGACGGCGTCCGCGTCGGGGCGGACCGCCGTCGCGCGCTCGGTGAAGAGGCGGTGCGCCTGGGCGGGGAGGAGGGGCTCGACCGGGCGCACGGACTCGCCGGGGACGCCCAGGGGTTCACGGCTGGTGGCGAGGATCGTGAGCCCGGGGCAGCGGGTCAGCAGGGTCTCGGCGAGGTGGGCCGCCGCTTCGATGACATGTTCGCAGTTGTCAAGGATCAGGAGTTGGCTGCGCGGGGCGCAGTACTCGACGAGCAGGGCGAGCGGGTCGTCCTGCCGGTCCGTCAGCTCGGTGGTGATCAGCTTGGTCTCGCGCAGACCGAGCGCGCTGACCACCGCCCCTGGCACCGCCTCCGGCCGGTCGAGCGGCGCCAGCTCGACGAGCCACGCCTCGGGGCGCCCGGCGGCGGCCTCCTCGGCGAGACGGGTCTTTCCGGAGCCGCCCGGTCCGGTGAGGGTGACGAGGCGGGCCCTGTGCAATTCGGAACGGATGGCGTCGAGTTCGGGTTCCCGGCCCACGAAAGAGGTAAGGCGCGGACGGAGGTTGCCGCGACGGGTGGCGGGCGCCGGGGTGTGGGGGCTCACGGGATCCGGGTGGGCCGGTGTCGGAGGGAGAGCGGGTGCCGGGGTGAGCAGTTCGGCGTGCAGGGCGCGGAGTTCCGGGCCGGGGTCGGTGCCGAGGCCCTCGGACAGGGTGCGGCGGGCCGACTCGTACGCGGCGAGTGCGTCGGCGTTGCGGCCGGTGTCGCGCAGGGCGCGGATGAGGAGGGCGTGCAGCGGCTCGTCGTACGGGTGCGCGGTGGTCAGTTCCGTCAGTTCCGGTACGGCGTCCTGGGCTCGGCCGAGTCTCAGGGCCGCGTCGGCCCGGGCGCGCAGCGCTTCCAGGCGGCGGGTCTCCGGGCGGGTCGCGGGGGTGCGGTCGGGGAGGTCGGCGAGGGCGGGGCCGCGCCACAGGGTGAGGGCCTCGTCCAGGGCGTGGGCGGCGGCTCGGGGGTCGTCCCGGTGGAGGGCCGCGGTGCCCTGGCGGGTGAGCCGTTCGAAGACGAAGAGGTCTACGTCGTCGTGGGTCGCGGTGAGGCGGTAGCCGCCGGGGGCGGAGGTGATCGTGTCCTTGCCGAGGGTGCGGCGGAGGCGGCCGACGAGGGCGTGGAGGGCGGCCGGGGCGTCCTGGGGTGGGGAGTCGGCCCAGATATCGGCGATCAGGGTGTCGGGGGTGGTGACGGTTCCTGGGCGGAGGGCGAGGGCGGTGAGCAGGGCGCGTAGGCGGGGGCCGCCGAGGGGTACGACGGTGCCGTGGTCGTCCTCGGCCTGGGTGACGCCCAGGATTCTGTACCGCACCGGGTCATTGTCGCCGGGGTGACTGTGGGGGGCACAGGTTTTCGGGACCTGGGCGTGGGTGGGTGCGGGGTGGTGGGGGTGCGCGCCGGGCTTTTCTCGCCCCCGCCGCCCCTACCCGTCCCGTCCCTGGGGGCTGCGCCCCCAGACCCCCGCCGTCGGCCCTGAAGGGGCCTCGTCCTCAAACGCCGGACGGGCTGAGTTGGCCTTGGCCTCGGGCCCCGGACTGGCTGTAGAGCACAGACCGGCATCGTGAGGCGAAGCCCCCAGCGGGTGGGTGGGGGTTTGGGGCGGTGCGGCTTCGGCCTCGGACGTCGGACGTCGGGTCGGTCACGAGCGGCTCGTCCCTAGCCTCTCCTCGCCGTCGCTCCCGCCCCCAGTGCCCCCCGCTGGGGTGTGATCCCCGCCGGTACCGCGCGGGCGCGTGCCGGAGTTCCTGTCCAGCAGGTTCCGCGGCGGGCCAGCAAGCGGCGGAGCCAGAGTTCCAGGGAGACCAGGTCGGCGAGGCCGTCGAGGGGGAGGGGTTCGCCCTCCGCTGCCGCGCGGAGCGCCTTGCGGACGACCCTTGCCTCCACCAGGCCCGCCTCGGCGAGCAGGGGTGTGCCGAACAGGGACATCAGGGAGTCCGCCGCCACCCGCAGGCCGGTGCGGGCCGCCACCGCCGCCGAGGCGTGGGACGGTGCGCCCCAGCCGGGCGGGAGGTCGGTGATGCCCGCGCCCTGGAGGACCGTGCGCAGGATCGCGGCCCGTGCGCCCGGTTGGACCCGCAGCGCCTCCGGGAGGGCCCGGCAGGCTCGGACGACCTGGTTGTCGAGGAACGGGGCGTGCAGGCGTTGGAAGCGGATCTCGGCGGCCTGCTCCAGGATGCGCACATCGGCGGCGGTCCTCGCCAGTGCCGCACGCGCGCGGTAGTCGCCGGGGCGCTGGCCCGGGCCGACCCCGGAGCGGCTCGTCGCACCCTGCAGGCGAACCGATACTTCAGCCAGCGCCTCCCCCGTCAGCCAGCGCGCCGCGGGGCCGGGTCTGGCCCAGGACAGGGCGGCCAGTGACGCCCCCACGGCACCTCCGGGCTCGTCGAACCGGCGGTCCATCAGCCGGTCGGCGAGGACCTCCAGGCCCGTCCGGTACGGCGTACGGGCGAGGCGGCGTGCCGCCCCGTACACGCGCGCGGGGACCATCACCGAGCCGTCCGCCTTCGCCAGCGCCGCCACCGGGCGGACCAGATGCCGTCGCTTGCGGTCCATCAGGAGGTCGGCCAGGCGGGCCGGGTGTGCGTCCAGGACCTGGCGGGCGCCGTATCCCGTGAAGTGGTCCGCGCTGCCCGACGCCAGGCGCGCACGGTGGCGGGCCGCCGTCACCAGGGAGGGGCCCGGCTCGTCCGTCAGCGGGCCGTCCAGGTCGGCGTACGGCAGTGTCTCCTCGCCGCCGGCCACCACCACGTGGTGCAGCCGCGGGTTGGCCGCCAGTGAGCCCGCCCGCTCCACCTCGGCCTCCCGCCCGCGCACCACCAGGTCGTTGAAGGTGACCGCCAGCAGTCGCTCGCCCGCGCCCGTGCCGTGCCCCAGCACCGTCCCCGGCATGCCCGGCAGGCCGGCGGCCAGCAGCGCCAGCGTGCCCGACGCCGGGCCGCCCGACAGGTCCGCCCCGATTCCCGGGACCGGCATCCCGCGCGCGGCACGGCGTTCGGCGGGGCCCATCCCCGGGACCGGGCCCGGGTCTATGTCGGCGCCGGGCACGTGGCGGGGCGCCGACAGACGCGCGCGTACCGCCTCCACCAGCGCGTCCCGCACCGCGTCCACCGCGCTGTCCGGGTCGGCGGAGGGTGCCGCCACCGCGAGGGAGGCGACCGCCTCGTACCCCGCGATCTCACGCGCCCCGTTGCGCAGGATCAGCGCGTGCCCCGGCGGAATGCGCCGTACGCCGTCGTACGGAGTGGAGTCGTGCAGCGCGGCCGGGACGTCGGGGGCCGCGAGGAGGGCCGCGAGATGTCCGAAGTCGAGGTTGGCCTCGATGAGGTCGGCCAGCGGGAGGGCCGCCGTCGCGTAGGCGGTGCCGCCGGCCCAGGGGGTGTAGAACACCGGGCGGGCGCCCGCGAGATCGCCGCTGACGGTGATCCGGCGGCCCACCTGGACGACGGCCGTGTAACTGCCGGACCAGGCCGTCAGATGCCGCAGGGCGCCTCCGCGCGCGGCGAAGAGACCGACCCGCAGTTGTTCGTCCGTCGCCCCGCAGGTACCGAGGACGGCGATTCGATTCTGCGCGTCGGCCTTCACCACCCGCACCTCGTCGGGACGCCAGTCCCCGACCGCCCACAGCGGATCAGGGTCGCCCCACAGCAAGTGGGAACCCACCGGATGCACGGTCTCGCCGTCGCCTCCGGTCGCCCCCGCGGAGCCGATCACGGCTGCTCCCGCTGCGGTGCTGCTCCACCCCACCAACCACCGCATGGACGCCTCCACAGACTGTGGACAACCAGTGCACCGTACGAACCGGTTCCCCATGCTGCCATGAAGGAGGCGCACCGGAGAGGCGGCGGAGCCGCTTGGGCTCCGTCGAATGCGCCCCCGCACACCTGCACGTGAGGAAGCGAACGCTCTTACGGGACACGGCGAGTGCGGCGCGAATGCGCCCCCGATACGCTCCCCCAAGACGCCCTTCGCGCCGTCAATTTCCATGGTAGGAGCGGTAATTGCCCTGGAGATACGGGGTCTGTTTTCAGCCAACTTGGCGGAGCGGGGACAGGCTCGCGCACGCTCCGTACAGGCTCTGCGCACCGCATCGGTAACGCGCAGTCCGGGGAACGGAGTTCGCCCCCCGGACCGTTCCGCCACCCGCGGGGATGGAGGTGGCGGAATCCCCCAGCCCACTGGATCCAGTACAGCGGGCCGACCCACGCACGATCCATGCAACCGCTCCCCCGATGGCCGGAGAAGAGCGCACGCACGGGCGCACGGCCACACAAGCGGGGGCACGCCGCGACGGTGCGTAAGGGGGCCGTACGTGCGTACGGACCACAATCCCGCCATCCGGAACAATGCCTCTTAAC
Above is a window of Streptomyces sp. NBC_00490 DNA encoding:
- a CDS encoding asparagine synthase-related protein; amino-acid sequence: MRWLVGWSSTAAGAAVIGSAGATGGDGETVHPVGSHLLWGDPDPLWAVGDWRPDEVRVVKADAQNRIAVLGTCGATDEQLRVGLFAARGGALRHLTAWSGSYTAVVQVGRRITVSGDLAGARPVFYTPWAGGTAYATAALPLADLIEANLDFGHLAALLAAPDVPAALHDSTPYDGVRRIPPGHALILRNGAREIAGYEAVASLAVAAPSADPDSAVDAVRDALVEAVRARLSAPRHVPGADIDPGPVPGMGPAERRAARGMPVPGIGADLSGGPASGTLALLAAGLPGMPGTVLGHGTGAGERLLAVTFNDLVVRGREAEVERAGSLAANPRLHHVVVAGGEETLPYADLDGPLTDEPGPSLVTAARHRARLASGSADHFTGYGARQVLDAHPARLADLLMDRKRRHLVRPVAALAKADGSVMVPARVYGAARRLARTPYRTGLEVLADRLMDRRFDEPGGAVGASLAALSWARPGPAARWLTGEALAEVSVRLQGATSRSGVGPGQRPGDYRARAALARTAADVRILEQAAEIRFQRLHAPFLDNQVVRACRALPEALRVQPGARAAILRTVLQGAGITDLPPGWGAPSHASAAVAARTGLRVAADSLMSLFGTPLLAEAGLVEARVVRKALRAAAEGEPLPLDGLADLVSLELWLRRLLARRGTCWTGTPARARAVPAGITPQRGALGAGATARRG